From a region of the Lentilactobacillus curieae genome:
- the hisE gene encoding phosphoribosyl-ATP diphosphatase, with the protein MEAQQTVEELYDLILQRKQNPVAGSYTDYLFTKGLDKILKKIGEESTEVVVAAKNESDPDFILEVADLTYHVLVLLVQRGIGLDQIKEELASREGKMSKTADRKPIDKL; encoded by the coding sequence ATGGAAGCTCAACAAACTGTGGAAGAATTATACGATTTGATATTACAAAGAAAGCAGAATCCGGTGGCAGGTTCATACACTGATTACCTATTTACAAAGGGACTGGATAAAATCTTGAAAAAAATCGGTGAAGAATCTACTGAGGTAGTTGTCGCCGCTAAAAATGAATCTGATCCTGATTTTATTCTTGAGGTTGCCGATTTAACCTATCACGTTTTAGTTCTATTGGTGCAAAGAGGAATCGGTCTCGACCAAATCAAAGAAGAACTCGCAAGTCGTGAGGGCAAGATGAGCAAAACTGCTGATCGTAAGCCAATCGATAAATTATAA
- the hisF gene encoding imidazole glycerol phosphate synthase subunit HisF, with protein sequence MLAKRIIPCLDVDHGRVKKGVNFVNLRDVGDPVEIAATYEQQGADELVFLDITATTEGRNAIVETISEVASKVFMPLTVGGGVHSISDMQALLAAGADKVAVNSAAVANPQIISDGAAKFGSQCVVVAIDTKWSEVEQKFKVYVAGGHKPTELDAIEWAKQVEQLGAGELLVTSMDKDGTKSGFDLKLYQAITAAVSIPVIASGGCGKATDFNDLFEATNVDAGLAASVFHFGEFTIDDVKNSLKRDGVTVR encoded by the coding sequence ATGTTAGCTAAGCGAATTATTCCGTGTTTGGATGTCGATCACGGCAGGGTAAAGAAAGGAGTCAACTTCGTCAACCTTAGAGACGTTGGTGATCCGGTTGAAATTGCTGCAACGTATGAGCAACAAGGAGCAGACGAGTTAGTGTTTTTAGATATCACCGCCACGACTGAAGGAAGAAATGCAATCGTCGAAACCATATCTGAAGTTGCTTCTAAGGTATTCATGCCACTGACTGTTGGTGGTGGAGTACACAGTATTTCTGACATGCAGGCGTTACTAGCAGCAGGTGCTGATAAGGTTGCGGTCAACTCCGCAGCAGTTGCCAACCCACAAATCATCAGTGATGGAGCAGCAAAGTTTGGTTCTCAGTGTGTAGTGGTTGCGATTGACACTAAATGGAGTGAAGTTGAACAAAAATTCAAGGTTTACGTTGCAGGTGGTCATAAACCAACTGAGCTCGATGCAATCGAGTGGGCAAAACAGGTCGAACAGCTTGGTGCAGGGGAATTACTAGTTACCAGTATGGATAAGGATGGTACCAAGTCGGGATTTGACCTTAAGCTTTACCAGGCAATAACGGCAGCAGTTTCCATTCCGGTGATTGCCTCCGGGGGTTGCGGTAAGGCAACGGACTTTAATGATTTGTTTGAAGCAACTAACGTAGATGCTGGTTTAGCAGCCTCGGTTTTTCATTTTGGTGAATTTACGATAGACGACGTCAAGAATAGCTTGAAACGAGACGGGGTGACAGTCAGATGA
- a CDS encoding histidine phosphatase family protein, with amino-acid sequence MTRLYFVRHGKTEWNLESRYQGAGGDSPLLEQSYEEMKELADHFYNVSFAHIFASPIKRARITAETIAEHLKTQPQITLLSRLAEFNLGKMEGMKFADVEKQFPEEFINFRTQPDRYDPSRIGGESYQDVIDRMTPAIMDIVREYPNENVMIVSHGAALNAEMNHLLGASLPNLKKRGGLANTSTTIIDTKNNGQSFELIDWNDTDYLNRKIDKTDIV; translated from the coding sequence TTGACTAGACTATACTTTGTCCGTCACGGTAAGACGGAATGGAACTTAGAAAGCAGGTATCAAGGTGCCGGTGGCGATTCACCGTTACTTGAACAAAGCTATGAAGAAATGAAGGAGCTGGCTGACCATTTTTATAATGTTAGTTTTGCACACATTTTTGCGAGCCCAATTAAGCGGGCAAGGATAACTGCCGAAACCATTGCTGAGCATTTAAAGACACAACCACAAATCACGTTGCTTTCGCGACTTGCTGAGTTCAATCTTGGTAAAATGGAAGGAATGAAGTTTGCGGACGTTGAAAAGCAATTTCCCGAAGAATTCATTAATTTTAGAACTCAACCCGATCGGTATGATCCAAGCCGGATTGGTGGGGAATCTTACCAAGATGTAATCGACAGAATGACTCCTGCCATTATGGATATTGTTCGAGAGTATCCAAATGAAAATGTAATGATCGTTAGTCACGGGGCTGCCCTGAACGCCGAAATGAATCACTTATTAGGGGCTAGCTTACCTAACTTAAAAAAACGTGGTGGACTGGCAAATACCAGTACTACAATAATTGATACCAAAAATAATGGTCAGTCATTTGAACTTATTGACTGGAACGACACAGATTACTTAAATCGCAAGATCGATAAAACTGATATTGTGTAG
- the hisI gene encoding phosphoribosyl-AMP cyclohydrolase: MKPDFEKYSDGLVPTIVVDTNTKQVLMMAYVNQESFNRCLETKQTWFWSRSRQELWHKGATSGNVQTIVSMVLDCDQDALLLEVVPAGPACHTGAVSCFFNEVPMNESEE, from the coding sequence ATGAAACCAGACTTTGAAAAATATTCAGATGGCTTGGTCCCAACGATTGTCGTTGATACCAACACCAAGCAAGTTTTAATGATGGCATATGTGAACCAAGAAAGCTTTAACCGCTGTCTAGAGACTAAGCAAACTTGGTTTTGGTCGCGGAGCCGTCAGGAGTTGTGGCACAAAGGTGCAACCAGCGGTAATGTTCAAACAATTGTCAGTATGGTTTTGGATTGTGATCAAGATGCCTTGTTGCTTGAGGTGGTTCCCGCTGGTCCGGCTTGCCATACGGGGGCAGTTAGCTGTTTCTTTAACGAAGTGCCAATGAATGAAAGCGAGGAATAA
- the hisC gene encoding histidinol-phosphate transaminase — translation MKKVLQSLRPYTPEKPLSELKSELGVSSLVRLSANENVYGTSPKVSEALLNWAAAGASQYPDSNASKLRAAVAKQFNLNQSSLVFGNGLDEIIQLICRVILEPDDEVLIPTPTFSEYQLHSSIEGAQIVPVELTADLDISLEKLKAAVTEKTKLIWLCNPNNPTGSVLSRQQILKFASGLPTTTLLVVDEAYIDFTDTNETLINDVEENENLIVLRTLSKAYGLANFRVGFAVCPNSLVSVFQTVRLPYNLSTAAEVAAVAALADQSFLSAGVQKIKESRQQLMKFFTGLKIQFVPSQTNFIFLKVEDENGLADELAKSGYLVRTGLLPGWLRITIGKPDDNLAIEKIVQTFISGK, via the coding sequence ATGAAAAAGGTATTGCAATCATTAAGACCCTACACACCAGAAAAACCACTTTCCGAATTGAAGTCAGAATTAGGCGTTAGCAGCTTGGTTAGACTATCAGCTAATGAAAATGTCTATGGTACGTCTCCTAAGGTGAGTGAAGCTTTGTTAAACTGGGCCGCCGCTGGAGCAAGTCAGTATCCGGACAGCAATGCAAGCAAATTACGGGCGGCTGTTGCTAAACAATTTAATCTCAATCAATCTTCTTTAGTTTTTGGCAATGGGTTGGACGAAATTATTCAGTTGATTTGTCGGGTGATTTTAGAGCCTGATGATGAGGTATTAATTCCAACACCAACTTTTTCGGAATATCAGTTACATAGTTCGATCGAAGGCGCACAAATTGTTCCGGTTGAATTGACGGCCGACTTGGATATTAGCCTTGAAAAACTAAAAGCAGCGGTAACTGAAAAAACTAAACTGATTTGGCTATGTAATCCTAATAATCCAACTGGTAGTGTTCTGAGCCGGCAACAGATTTTGAAATTTGCTAGTGGGTTGCCGACTACCACATTGTTGGTCGTTGACGAGGCCTATATCGACTTTACGGATACCAATGAAACTTTGATCAATGATGTTGAAGAAAATGAAAATTTAATTGTGTTGCGGACCCTTTCCAAAGCATACGGTCTTGCCAATTTTCGGGTTGGCTTTGCGGTCTGCCCAAATTCATTGGTTTCTGTATTTCAAACTGTTAGGTTACCTTATAATCTGAGTACTGCAGCTGAAGTGGCGGCTGTGGCTGCTTTAGCTGACCAGTCGTTTTTATCAGCTGGAGTTCAGAAGATTAAGGAAAGTCGCCAGCAGTTAATGAAGTTTTTTACGGGGTTAAAAATTCAGTTTGTTCCTTCGCAAACTAACTTTATTTTTTTAAAAGTGGAAGATGAAAATGGTTTAGCCGATGAGTTAGCAAAGAGTGGGTATTTAGTCAGAACTGGGCTCTTGCCTGGTTGGCTGAGGATTACAATCGGGAAACCTGATGATAACCTAGCCATCGAGAAAATTGTCCAAACATTTATATCTGGAAAATAA
- the mnmA gene encoding tRNA 2-thiouridine(34) synthase MnmA: protein MVVLMQDNSQTRVVVGMSGGVDSSVVAYQLKQQGYDVIGVFMKNWDDTDENGVCTATEDYKDVAKVANEIGIPYYSVNFEKEYWDRVFTYFLDEYKKGRTPDPDVVCNKEIKFKAFLDYALELGADYIATGHYAQLTRDEDGHNHLLRSTDMNKDQTYFLSQLSADQLDRVMFPIGNMTKPEVRKIAKEAGLATATKKDSVGICFIGEKNFKEFLGHYLPATPGKMMTVDGEVKGQHAGLMYYTIGQRKGLGIGGDGVDNQPWFVIGKDLKKNILYVGKGYENDLLYADYLDASDIHWVNTLDRGQDFHCTAKFRYRQKDQGVTVHISDDGKTVRVDFDEPVRAITPGQAVVFYDGEECLGSAIIDAAYKNEMELQYV from the coding sequence ATGGTGGTTTTAATGCAAGACAACAGTCAAACTCGTGTCGTTGTTGGAATGAGTGGGGGAGTTGACTCTTCAGTAGTCGCTTACCAACTTAAACAACAAGGTTACGATGTGATTGGCGTTTTCATGAAGAACTGGGACGATACTGATGAGAATGGTGTCTGTACGGCTACGGAAGATTACAAAGATGTAGCTAAGGTTGCCAACGAAATCGGTATCCCATACTACTCTGTTAACTTTGAAAAGGAGTACTGGGACCGTGTGTTCACGTACTTTTTGGATGAGTACAAAAAGGGTAGAACCCCAGATCCAGACGTTGTATGTAATAAGGAAATTAAGTTTAAGGCGTTCTTAGATTATGCACTTGAACTCGGTGCCGATTACATCGCGACTGGACATTATGCACAGTTGACTCGAGACGAAGATGGCCACAATCATCTACTCCGTTCTACGGATATGAATAAGGACCAAACTTATTTCTTGAGTCAACTGTCAGCTGACCAACTGGACAGAGTAATGTTTCCAATCGGGAATATGACTAAGCCTGAGGTTAGAAAAATTGCTAAGGAAGCTGGATTGGCTACGGCCACTAAAAAGGATTCCGTTGGAATTTGTTTTATTGGTGAGAAGAACTTCAAAGAGTTCTTGGGTCACTACCTACCAGCAACTCCAGGTAAAATGATGACCGTTGATGGTGAAGTAAAGGGCCAGCACGCTGGTTTAATGTACTACACTATCGGTCAGAGAAAAGGCCTTGGAATTGGTGGGGATGGTGTTGACAACCAACCTTGGTTTGTTATCGGTAAGGATTTGAAGAAGAACATTCTATATGTAGGCAAGGGTTATGAGAATGACTTACTTTACGCCGACTATTTGGATGCTTCAGATATTCACTGGGTAAACACACTTGACCGCGGTCAAGACTTCCATTGCACAGCTAAGTTCCGTTACCGGCAAAAGGATCAGGGCGTTACCGTTCACATTAGTGACGATGGTAAGACTGTTCGAGTTGACTTTGACGAGCCAGTTCGGGCAATTACCCCTGGTCAGGCAGTAGTATTTTATGATGGTGAAGAGTGCTTAGGCTCTGCGATTATCGATGCTGCTTACAAGAACGAGATGGAGCTTCAGTACGTTTAA